Below is a genomic region from Seriola aureovittata isolate HTS-2021-v1 ecotype China chromosome 23, ASM2101889v1, whole genome shotgun sequence.
TTTGAGTGATTGCAAAATAATGTTACACGTATCTTTAAGAAACCCCTCGCTGAATTATCAAACTCAAAAAACTGAATCATTGTGTTACATTCATACTAATTAACATCAGAGTTGAACTTGTATTGCATGAACTGAGACGCTCTACAACTTCCATCAACATCCCAGAATATTTTAACTCCATCTGCCAAATGTCTTTAACATACATTACGTTTACGCTGCTGCATAATGGATCATAATGTTCAGAAAAACTAGTGACTTCACATGAATTCACCTATAAAAGTTTGATTGGCTGATACACGGATGTCGTCCTTTATCCTTTCAGTGTTGAatgcgctgctgctgctgctgctgctgctgctggctgcacGCAGTCAGACAGGTTGTGGTAAGTGTGAAATATTTCAtgatatttgcattttatttttgctgttttgtacAATTAATCAATTCCCGACACGAAAATCCACCTAAACTGGCAGAACCCCATGTTTCCTTTTGCTAAACACCCGAATAACTGCTGGGAACGTTTACATACAAGCAAAAGCAACTACCCTGCTCATGAGTGAACTGTGCCACGTTTTGCACTTTCATTAGACTTCAGAAACGTCCATTACAAATTAATATACCTCCACCAATTTGTTCATATGGTACTAATTTTTATGTTTCCAATATCATAGTTTTGAATTTAGTGTTTCTCAAACAGTGTGAGCGAGCGCAAAGCCTGGGAGTGAGCAGAGTATATGTGGTGTTTTCAATATTAAACCAACTCATACTGCAtgtatattctatatatattattatttgaattggTTGTTGACCAGTGTTGTTGGACTTACAGCAATGTGACACTGTTCACTCACGTAGCTTCACCAGTTTAGGGTATATGTTTTACGTCTTATGTCAAATGATTAGCGTGACATTTGAACTATGGTTTGGttgaaacacacaataaaaacatgagaataaagttgaataaagaataaagaagcTATAACGTTTGGGAGAAAAAATTCAGAGTAATATAATCTTTCTACCATTGACCCAAAGCAATGACCTTTATTTCTCCTTAACTTCACAAACAGTCACTGAATTCATTTCATGTTATATGTCCGATAAATCCACAGTCCTCGAGCTGAAAATACTTGTAGCAGTGATTGTAATTGTTTTGCCTtggttttgcttttcttttgaatGTGCGTAATGATTTTCAGCTGTGACTTGTCGtactctgtttctttgtctcaggTGCAGATGTTCGTATCGTCCCGTCCAGACTGCAGCTCTTTGACCACGAGTCGGTGTCTTTCAGCTGTCAGGGGTCTAATGTCTCAGCCGGATGGAGAGTCAGGAACATCAAGAATAGGACTTCATGTTTGAAGTCCACAGTGACCTGCACCAATAACTATGCCTTGGTGTCAGACAGTGGAGAATACTGGTgtgaagctgcaggaggagagagaagcaaCACAGTCAACATCACAGTCACCGGTACGTTGATTGTACTTCAGCTCTGAAAGCACAGTAATGTTCCTGTGAGCTGCTCATTCTGCCTGTTaacatgttgtcatgttgttcaGGCGGCTCTGTGATCCTGGAGAGTCCAGTCCTCCctgtgagggagggagaatCTGTGTCTCTGCGCTGTAGAACCAGGAAGAACGTCTCCGACCTCACGGCTGGTTTCTATAAAGATGGCCTCCTCATTGGGAGCAGCTCTACAGGAAACATCGCTATTGAAAATGTTTCCATGTCTGATGACGGCCTCTACAAGTGTAACATCTCTGGAGCTGGAGAGTCTCCACAGAGCCGACTGATGGTCACAGGTGAGACGCAGTGACTGTGTTACTGAATCATTTGGCAGAATACATTTCAGAAGTGATATAATTGCTTCTTGACTTATGTTCAGTTGCCGTGTTCCTCCGGTCCAGGAGGTGTTAGGGATCAGGGTTCACATCCATTACATTGCAAATTATGTAAAATCACTGGTTAAGGTTCGGGATCTGGTTTAGAAGTTTGGAAAGCTGAAGGTTACAGTACAGCAGACCAGCGTGGTATCATAAACAGTGTATCAATAACACATTAATTTCTTTACATCATTTCAGGTGTTATcatgaaactttttttctttttttgttgtttctccacTGACTAACTCCACCTAAACAACACTAAATGACACATGAAAAGCTTAAAATGTGTAGACAGGACAAACAAAATGTCCCTGTAAGCAGCGCAGTATGTAAATAACCCCATGGTAACACATGGAGCTAATCTTCAGACACATACTGTGAATGCTTTCATTATGTTACAGTGATTCTTTCTGTTATGTTTGCAGCACTTCACGGAGAGACCAGTCCATCCACAGATCACTCTGTTTATATCTTCCTCCCCTTCAGGACTGTGTTCATCACTGTGTCATTGGTTCTGCAGCTGTTGGTGGTAGCACTCTTTCACTTTGGGAAGGTGGGATCATTCCTACACAAACCCAGCTTGAATGAGCAGCAGATAACTGTACGTTTCAGGGAAATCTGAATACAAGTACTAAGCTTGGCACAAATCCTCCTTGGGTATTGCTCTCTCAGCCACTCagaaattcaaaatggctgccattTCCACCAGGGCCAACATTACTGGCaatgaaatgtcttttattttctccctgaGTGATATAGGTGTCAAATCATACAAGATATCAATGTAGAAAGTGAGCTAACTCAAAATAAAGTcattactttgtgttttctgcatttctgcatttaaaaatagtttttttactaaaaaatttaattcattttgcaTAAATTTCTCTTTTAAATGGGAACATTGTAAAATAGTTTCTTGGTTCATATTAAGATATTAGGAGGTTTCTTTTGGTGATAATGTTGCAGACAACATGAAGAACGGTTCGTCTGAGGGAAGTTCTAAACATGATCAACTatttgctgtgtgaatgtgacattaTTACGTCATGCCTATTTTATGTGATTGGTCCATTTCATTTAACGTGGCTGATTCTGAGAAAAAACGAAAAGTAAAACAAGTTTCCTGGAAGCTTGAGATGACAGTCCAACTACTAGCAAGCTAGTTAGCTTATAGCAGCTACCTCTGATACGTCACACATTCATGTAAAGTTTCATATTGAAGACCTAACTTTGAGGTATAAAGTGTTTCAAGCATTAACCACTGAAATGTCAAATAGTTGCAATCAGTTGAAAATAGTGTGATTCATTGGGTAAATTTATGTGGTGAAACATGTGTTCCCTATGCTggaaatggcggccatcttgaaatGTCATGTAACTAATGGGATTTATCATAATTTACAATATACTGTGTATTATGTATATTCAGGTGTAGCATGAAGCCATGGAGGGACTTCAGCACATGGAGCAGCTTTTTCAGgtgtttcaaatgaaatattgagAGGTGGGTGTTCACGTATTCTGCCGTTATCAGACATGACTTTGTCACAagcagaaaaccacagaggtgctggaagtgaagtgaagctcTTTTCAAAAGGCTtgttcagtcttttattttagATGTGACAGATGCTAGAGGGAGTTTCAgcttctcacacacaaagaggtTGAAGGCGTTCTGTAGCAGCAACAAAAAGCTAATGCAGTTTGAAAGACAATCTCACTGGCAAATTATATATTGATTGATATATGGAGTCTCAGTCAGTTTTTCAGTAAATACTTTATTTGCTTGCATCTTACTGCATCAGGAGATGTTCAGGCCAGTTTGACTCAAACTTTCACAACCATTGAGAGGGAAAgattgtgttttcttaagttgcagtgcattgagctctcagggccaccgtacaaaGTGGTATAAATCATACGACATGTTTGGGACTATATGAATTACTGCAACTGCAAATGCAATGACTGTGTTCAAACCCTTGACTTTAAATCAAGCATATGACTCATGGTTCTTCACCAGGGATTTCCTTTCTCCGTGCTCCTCTTTTGTCACATCTGTGAATGACGTCGTCCTAACCGGGACATGGTGTGGATTACAGATCTCTGTCTGGGctcaatgtgttttttattattgtattattctgttttatgatgcttgttttcattttgaaatgtttatatatttgtttttgtgttcaaTTTTGTACTTGAATGGCATAGAGCTGCACGTTTTGCTGTCTGaatgataataaattatttaGCACTTTAGCAAGAATGAGCAGCTCTCAGAAGTCAAGTACAGACATTTGAATTTCTGTTAAACCATGTGAGCAGCTTCTGGTCGAGTGTCTAGATAAATATAAAACCCTCTGACTCTGTGTCTCAATTTAACCACGACAAAGTCAGTGGAGAACAGCCACAGCATCTCTACCTCTGTCAACAAAAGCGGGTTTATTTTAGTCTCAAGTCACAATGTAGAGTAACCGTGTCGATTCAGGGTTCCCATGACGACTAGATTCAGGTGCTCCACAAGGTAAAGCCCTTCGTCTTCACACAGAGACTCCGCCTGCATGGTTTGTCTTGGTCTCTGTGCAAACAGGAGGGAAATTCAAGGAGTGCTGAGAacttacacacacttttatTGAAGGTGTCTTTCCTTTACACGACTACCTTAAGAAACACTGATGGATAATGTTAAAGATGAACTTTATCACTTTAATCACAAGAGctgcaataaaaacatatataccAAACTGGCGACACAAATGTTGAGGCAAACAGCTGAtctttgtgtgactgtgaataAATCAGgtgaaatgataaaacacactCATGTAAATCTCCTCCTCCGTCATTTGGACCAAACAAAGACTGAATTTCATCCAATTAGAACCACGTTATCTCATTAGCAGTGAGGGTCAGCTGGTTCGTCAGTTCCACAGTTTTGTCCAGAGCAAGAAATCTTGACAGTAATTACAAAGGAAAATCTGATGTACAGATTTATGGATAGATTCCAATGATTATggcgacctttgacctccttgGTATGCTGCATGAAATTTTGATAGATAATGCATCCTTTTGATAAACATCTGATTTTAGAGATGCAGTGGCCTTTACTGAAGGAAATGACAGACAACAGCTCTACCATCAGAAAGTAACTGAGCACCTGCACTTTACTTGACTATTTCCACCTTCTATTACTTTCTACAACAGGCAGCACGATAATACAACATACATGTTCAGCTAATAAATTATAATGTAACATCACAGGCAGCAGGTGGCAACACAGGAGCAACTGTGACATGGATCAGGTTTCACTCGAACAACTGATGCAAGAAATTTGTGCACAGCACTGAATCTCCTTTTTATTAACTATACACATATGTGAGAATAATAAGTCCTCTTATAGCTGACATATAGGGCAGCATTACTCTTGATAAGGGGACGTATGATGATCTGTATGTGGTGCCTTGTATGTTCAGTGGTGATTATTATCTTTATTCCAAGCTctgatttttataaatgttcattagaaaaaaaaaaaaaaaagggggggggggggggtgtagtgTACAGTCACGTACTCCAGCAAGTCGAGTCGTCGCTCTCTGATGAATGAACTGGTCCCCGCCCACGGGAAGGATATGAGAATGTGTGGAATGTGTTAAGGCTGAACAGGATCGGTCCTGTTCGTCAGTCCATCTCTGGCCCGACATCAGCGACAGACATGATTCTTCGCTGGATTCTACCTTTAGTCCGTTTGCTGGTCTGTGTTCATGCAGGTGAGCTGTGTTTCTCTTCACCTGTTATATTAGCCTTTATTTGGACGGTTTTCTGGCCTGAAAACCTAATAAAGTGTTACAGGAATGACGACATTGATATAAATCCttattttcagacattcattCTGAGGTTAGTTATAGTGGGAGAGCCGGAGCAGATAAACGTCattataaaaaacagaaatcaacacCAGATGTTATTTTGTGAAGATGTGGAACAGTTTTGATATAATCTGCCTTTGAACAGAGACACAATGGTGGGACAGAGAACAGTATAGACttaagttgtttatttttttcttacttttattaATATTGTCCTTTGTAATATGAAGTtgcaaacatgttttgtaaCTTATCttaataaagaaatattaaatttcATACTTAGGACATATGGCCTGACGATTAATGACAACTATTtggattatttttcttttcttttctgtgatgTCCTCACTCTCACTCTTGGCATATTCTGTTGGTACAAcgagacaaacacacacgttttaATAAATGTTGTAAGACACACAGAGATTGTTAAGTGGTGTGAGCTGTACATATCTTATTACCCAtaccatttaaaaaatgtttttatttatgttattgcTACTGACATACAGAAAAGACAGATGTATTATCAGAAGCTGACAAAATAATAACCaaaacatcttgtttgtttctcttaTGCGTTAAAATGAGCGATTATTGAACTAAATTGACCTTGAAACACACTGTCGTACGATCTGTTGTAATTTGGCAGCTGAGCTTGTTGCAACTTTCTCCACCCTATCGGCCATGACAGAACAACGTGTTTAAACTATGTTTTGATTCATTCACACTTTGATAAAAATACAGCTCATGGTGGCGTCAGCCAGGTTACTGGCTGATGGACTCTCACTCTGATTGACCACGGTGGAAGTTGCACTTGGATCCTCTaacctctgctctgtgtttttctttgtttcagtccaagtaaacaaaacagctgaaCCTGGAGACACTGTCACTCTGCCATGCCGAGCTCCCAGCAGAACAGAAATCATAGTTGTAGAGTGGTCCAGACCTGAACTGGGGACAGAATATGTCTTCATGTTCCGGGACGGGCGTTCTGTTCCTGAACACCAGCATCCATCTTTTCAGAACCGGGTGGTCCTGAAGGACCGACTGATGAAGGACGGTGACGTGTCCATAAAACTGAAGAATGTGACCGTTAATGACACAGGAACATACGAGTGTCGAGTCTTCCAGAGAAGAACAAACCGCAGGAAGAGAGCAAATTTAAATACTGAGCGCATCAGCACCATCTACCTGGATGTTCATCAGTCAGGTGAGTCTTGGTGCAGCTACTTCCTGGTTGTTGCTGTGACAGTGAACCATCTCACCTCAGATGTTGTTGATGAGACTTTGTAGAAATCAGCTGATGTGAGTCATGTGATCAAAGTGCAGGAGATAATGTCTGACAGGAGTTTAAGGAGGAAATGGATTCTGTCCTGTTCTTCACTCACCTACCTGACAGCTGATATCTCTCacctgcttctctctgcaggtcaCACAGCTGGACACGACGAGGGTGGAggaaagaaaactttttttattatgtctgttgttgtgcctgttgttgtgtctgttgttgtgcttGTTGTTGTGCTTGTTGTTGTGCTTGTTGTTGTGCTTGTTGGTTTTACGATCTGTAGAAAACGTAGAGGTTCATACCAACCTCCTGCTGAAGAAACAgtgtgaaactgaaatgaaacattgaTAAGGAAACATTTCACATACACTTTTATTGGTTGTTACACAGAGTTCATGGTCTGTTTTTGTCCTGCCTCCCCCCCTCCGTGAGTTGCCACCTTATCGTGGTGGAGGGGTTTGTGAGCTCAGAGGATCCTGGGAGCTGTGTTGTCTGGAGCATTCAGCTCCTGGTAGGGTCTCCCACGGCAAACTGGTCCCAGGTGATGAGCCAGACAAAGAGCAATTCAAAAATGTGTAGTAACTAATACACTTTTAATACCAAAACTTTTTGGTATAAGTGggtttttttacactttttgtcACCACATTTTGTGATGACATACAAATCACAATGTCACCGCATGCAgtggagaaagagtgagctgtCAGCCGCCGTGtaaactggtaaaacagattGTTTGTGTGTCGTTGAGTCGCTTGAATccgtgcttgtgtgtttttaaaatttatttcagagctgcagctcactctttcttcTGAAGGGCGCAGTGTAGCCATgttgtttctggtttaacagcagtgtgttggtgacaggtgtgtttacagctttCATTATCTGTTCTATGTTGATCGGATCTGAAGCTGACAAATATGCCCCGAAGGTTTTCATATACCTTTCCTTTGCCAGTCGATCATTGTTATTGGGTCTTCTGCGAGTGGAAATGGGGTGTTTTAAGGCAGTGACTGGCCATAACTCCTTTTGAGTTAGAGGTGTTTTTACTTCACTTCAACTCTGTCGCAAATCTGACTCACTCTCTACTAGAGTGTATAATGGTTTGCTGCCAATAAGAGCATGTCTCTGATATGTttccttgtaaaaaaaaaaaaaaaaaatgtaattcctTATATGTGAAAACTCCTGCTGGTGTTTCCGGGTGTCAAACTGGGATTTGAGAAAAACTTTCCCTTCAGCAGATGAACGTGAAAACAAACTCTGCTCATACGTGATTGTGACTGATGAGGCTCTGTCAAATAACTGGAGGCTTTAACTGGAGTATTGTCAGCTAAATGTTCCTCACAGTAAACATCCTCACTATGTACAACACCTACTTTACTTTGCTGTTTCATTTCCTGGTTAAATCTATCACTGTGCTTCATGTTCTATCAGCTGATGAAATGTCGTGTATGttacattcaaatgaatgaatgtactCACTTGCTgattcatttataaataattatGTGAAATAGAATACTCTGTTAGAAACTCTTCTTTGTTGCTTTGACTTCTGAACTCATGTAAACTCACAAAATAAACATCTCCAGaatgaaatacacacagatataaaaTAAGAATCAGAAAAGCTTTATTAATGCCTGTATGCCTGCTTTGTTACAGTTACAACACTGAGGTAGTAAGGAGGAAGTGActtagaaaaaaggaaaaactagaATGAGATAATAAACAAATGTAAGtgaacagaaaaatgttgaaatgcaaACATTGAAAACCATTGTTAAATCTCTTGGTGTTGCGTGCATGTTATCGTAGCTTTTTCTGCTGGGAGGCGATCGTCTCTGAGCTCTGATTAGTTTCAAACATTTATGATgccacaaattaaaataaaatgtgtttttgtttcatctgctGGATACATGGTCGGTGCGTTTTCCATAGATGTGAATAAGTGCTTTACCCTGACGACACTCCCTGGGAGGAATTATGGTAACACCCTCGTCTGATGTCACCTGGAATCCTACTGAACCAGTCCCACATGAACCACAGACGTCAGAAGTTGTTTGGCATAGCTGACTTAATAATAGTTCAGATGCCATTCTATATCTGATGTAAAACAGTTCACAAGATCAGGCAGCGTGTCAGTTTTTTATCAACTTTGCACCAACATCCTGCTGATAGAACAGATGTAACCATTCAGTCACCATTCAGAGCTTCCTGGACTGTAACTGTGTAtgtgagaaatgaaaataaattgagcCTTGGTCTGTCCCTGTAATAagggacaaaagaaaatatagaaCATTTATGGGGTGGAGGATTTGTGGTTTGAAGCTGCTCTCTGTTACACTTCCCCCATCAGTTCAGTCTGAATAAGGAGGtggttattgtttttttttttttatcagactgGACTTGCAATCCACATACTGGAAATATGATTCATATCTGCTGTGCTGTGCCTTACTGTGACTGTGGACTCCAGCTCTGTGACTTAACACCTGATTTCATCGGATCACCTGATCCAAAGAATGTAAATCCTGTTATTTTAGAAATAATGTTGTTCTGAAGTATGTTTCCAGATTGTTCTGGAtggaaaaatattcagtttgctgcacaaagaaagaacatttttaacCTGTGACTCCAATGTGGTCACTGGAAATTAATCCAAGACATTGTTAGAGAGCGGTGTTACACAGAGATCATACATGTTATCTCTGACTGGATTGtactgatgaatgaatgatgcaACCCATTCAGGAGTTACATCACAAAACTACTGCTTCATGCTGTGACTCTATGATATGACTGGTTGGTGATTGGTTTAAGAAGGTCACATGATGTTTCTAGTGTTGTGTGTCACTTCCGCAGAAGTTGGGGATTTCCCTGGATGGTTTACTCTGGTTTGGACTGGTATTTCAAAACTGACCATTAAAAGCAGGaagtgttttattaaaaaaaacaagcgaCAGCCTCCATGTTTCCTGAGCAGcgattatttattttctaattagGTCATTTGTCACCTTTAATAACATATTATTCAGAATCAATAACTCGACTTTATTCCTCGTGTTAGTGAACCACCTGGACTAACATCCTATAAGATCCAAGcactttgtcttttcatttccttcagATTTACCTGCTGGTcttaaagtgaaagtgaaaaacaaaaaaacagctttaaaagtcttaaatttaagtTGGTGGACTTGCAGATGCCCTGTTATAGTTTTCTCTGGCttttcatttagtttagtttggaTGGACTGTCATCTGTTGAACCAGCTGAAGCTCCTGTAATAGTCTGGTTATGAcgtgctgccacctgctggctgATACAGGAAACAGCTCCACAGATAAATGGAAATGGATCACGGACAATGTTTtctaatatatttaatatttgttccTCCCAAATAAAAGTAAATCTGCCAGAGATTGTTCAGCTCAGAAGTGATGCTCTGTGGTGACTGCCACGACGTCATCGCTATCATTGCTGTCCTCAGCCAATCTCTGCTCAGCCTGGGTGGGTGGTGCTGTTGCCACGGAGATAGAGACAGGTCGGTCATTTCCTGTCAGGAGTTAACCATAAgatttaaatacagtttaaaagAGGCAACACATGATAATTAAACTATTGTAAAGAACATCAACATTACAGAACTGTAAATGATACTAACAGAGGTAttgtattgattgattgattgattgattgattgattgattgattgattgactgattgactgataCCTGTGGGTCTCTGTCGATATAAAGACACCATAATGACAGTGGAGATGAAGTATGGACAGAACACCACCAGGTGGTAGAGCAGTCTGAATACAACCTGGAGGGGGACTGAGGCGGAGGGCGGGGCTGAGGCGGAGGGCGGGGCTGAGGTGGGAGGAGCCAATGTAGAGGTGGGAGCGGATGAAGTTGTAGGTTTTCCTGTAGAGAGAATTTCACCTGGTCAGGTGAATTTGGGAATAATAAGTGGTGAAACCAAAGTGAAgctcttgacctttga
It encodes:
- the LOC130164916 gene encoding uncharacterized protein LOC130164916, with translation MSSFILSVLNALLLLLLLLLAARSQTGCGADVRIVPSRLQLFDHESVSFSCQGSNVSAGWRVRNIKNRTSCLKSTVTCTNNYALVSDSGEYWCEAAGGERSNTVNITVTGGSVILESPVLPVREGESVSLRCRTRKNVSDLTAGFYKDGLLIGSSSTGNIAIENVSMSDDGLYKCNISGAGESPQSRLMVTALHGETSPSTDHSVYIFLPFRTVFITVSLVLQLLVVALFHFGKSISGPTSATDMILRWILPLVRLLVCVHAVQVNKTAEPGDTVTLPCRAPSRTEIIVVEWSRPELGTEYVFMFRDGRSVPEHQHPSFQNRVVLKDRLMKDGDVSIKLKNVTVNDTGTYECRVFQRRTNRRKRANLNTERISTIYLDVHQSGESWCSYFLVVAVTVNHLTSDVVDETLSPAEPPCSAVTSQQRRFPQHRIEMSALTPVSLSGTFLALWVLVSSSDVQVNKTAEPGDTVTLPCRAPSSTNIIVVEWSRPELETEYVFMFRDGRSVPEHQHPSFQNRVVLKDRLMKDGDVSIKLKNVTINDTGTYECRVFQRRTNRRKRANLKTERISTIYLDVHQSGHTAGHDEGGGNKDGGETGGNSRERFGLVAGFSSFVAVGFVGFFSWIVMKHKRHMKKNAHQAPPAELAGDGWCET